Proteins from one Juglans microcarpa x Juglans regia isolate MS1-56 chromosome 6S, Jm3101_v1.0, whole genome shotgun sequence genomic window:
- the LOC121236752 gene encoding trifunctional UDP-glucose 4,6-dehydratase/UDP-4-keto-6-deoxy-D-glucose 3,5-epimerase/UDP-4-keto-L-rhamnose-reductase RHM1-like → MANYTPKNILVTGAAGFIASHVVNRLIRNYSDYKIIVLDKLDYCSNMKNLLPSKSSPNMKFVKGDIGSADLVNYLLVTESIDTVMHFAAQTHVDNSFGNSFEFTKNNIAGTHVLLEACKTTGQIKRFIHVSTDEVYGETDEDAVVGNHEASQLLPTNPYSASKAGAEMLVMAYGRSYGLPVITTRGNNVYGPNQFPEKLIPKFILLAMQGKHLPIHGDGSNVRSYLYCEDVAEAFEVILHEGEVGHVYNIGTTEEMRVIDVATDICKLFSKDPATNIKFVENRPFNDQRYFLDDQKLRKLGWSARTTWEEGLKKTMKWYVNNPNWWGDVSGALLPHPRMLMMPGQTEGHLNGSEDGNFASHDVSSNTLLPRDPSSKRSGFPKNLSLKFLIYGRTGWVGGQLGKLCEKQGIPFEYGRGRLEDRSSLLADIRNVKPTHVFNAAGVTGKPNADWCESHKAETIRTNVAGALTLAEVCREHGLLMMHFSTGCIYEYDAAHPEGSGIGFTENDKPNFAGSFFSKTRAMVEELLKEYDNVCTLRGRMAISSDLNNPRNFIIKISRYSKVVNILNSMTVLDELLPISIEMAKRNLKGIWNFTNPGVLSHNDVLEMYKRYIDPDFKWANFTLEEQAKVLASARSNTELDATKLKTEFPELLSIRQSLIKYVFGPNMKNFTE, encoded by the exons ATGGCAAATTATACCCCAAAGAACATCCTTGTTACTGGGGCTGCTGGTTTCATTGCATCCCATGTTGTCAACCGGCTCATTCGTAACTACTCTGACTACAAAATCATCGTGCTTGACAAGCTTGATTACTGCTCAAATATGAAAAACCTCCTTCCCTCTAAATCATCTCCAAATATGAAGTTTGTCAAAGGAGACATTGGCAGTGCTGACCTTGTCAACTACCTCCTCGTCACCGAATCTATCGACACCGTAATGCACTTTGCAGCCCAGACCCATGTTGACAACTCGTTTGGTAACAGCTTTGAGTTTACCAAGAACAACATCGCTGGTACCCATGTCCTTTTAGAAGCCTGCAAGACCACTGGCCAGATCAAGAGGTTCATCCATGTTAGTACAGACGAGGTCTATGGGGAGACAGATGAGGATGCTGTTGTCGGAAACCACGAGGCTTCTCAACTCCTCCCAACAAATCCATACTCTGCATCAAAAGCTGGAGCAGAAATGCTAGTTATGGCATATGGTAGATCATATGGATTACCTGTGATAACGACACGCGGGAATAATGTTTATGGGCCCAACCAGTTTCCTGAGAAATTAATACCAAAGTTCATCCTCTTGGCCATGCAAGGGAAGCATCTTCCAATTCACGGCGATGGGTCTAATGTAAGGAGTTATTTATATTGCGAGGATGTTGCCGAGGCTTTTGAAGTCATTCTTCATGAGGGAGAGGTAGGTCATGTTTACAATATTGGGACAACGGAGGAAATGAGAGTTATTGATGTGGCCACAGATATATGCAAACTTTTCTCAAAGGACCCAGCGACAAACATCAAGTTTGTTGAGAACAGACCATTTAATGACCAAAGGTATTTTCTAGATGATCAGAAGCTACGTAAATTGGGATGGTCTGCGCGGACTACTTGGGAAGAAGGGCTGAAGAAGACCATGAAATGGTACGTCAACAATCCTAATTGGTGGGGTGACGTCTCCGGGGCACTGCTTCCTCATCCAAGAATGCTGATGATGCCTGGTCAGACTGAGGGACATTTAAATGGTTCAGAAGATGGCAACTTTGCATCTCATGATGTCTCAAGTAATACCTTGTTGCCGCGGGATCCATCTTCCAAACGAAGTGGCTTTCCTAAAAACCTTTCCTTGAAGTTCTTGATCTACGGTAGAACTGGTTGGGTTGGGGGTCAGCTTGGAAAGTTATGTGAAAAACAAGGAATTCCATTTGAATACGGAAGAGGGCGTCTAGAGGATCGGTCATCACTTTTGGCAGATATTCGTAATGTTAAGCCAACCCATGTTTTTAATGCTGCTGGTGTGACTGGTAAACCTAATGCAGATTGGTGCGAGTCTCATAAGGCAGAAACAATTCGCACGAATGTTGCTGGAGCCTTAACCTTAGCAGAAGTTTGCAGAGAGCATGGACTCTTGATGATGCATTTTTCTACAGGGTGTATATACGAGTATGATGCTGCACATCCTGAAGGATCTGGCATTGGATTTACAGAGAATGACAAACCCAATTTTGCCGgttctttcttttccaaaacccGGGCCATG GTTGAGGAGCTGTTGAAAGAATATGACAATGTCTGCACTTTAAGAGGTCGGATGGCAATATCATCTGACCTAAACAATCCACGCAACTTCATAATTAAGATTTCTCGTTATAGCAAAGTGGTTAACATCCTAAATAGCATGACTGTCTTGGATGAGCTTCTACCCATTTCAATTGAGATGGCAAAGCGAAATTTGAAGGGTATATGGAACTTCACAAACCCTGGGGTATTGAGCCACAATGATGTTCTCGAGATGTATAAGCGATACATTGACCCTGACTTCAAGTGGGCAAACTTCACACTTGAAGAACAGGCCAAGGTCCTCGCGTCTGCTCGAAGTAACACTGAGTTGGATGCAACGAAGTTGAAGACAGAGTTCCCCGAGTTGCTATCTATCAGGCAGTCGCTAATTAAATATGTCTTTGGACCCAACATGAAAAACTTCACAGAATAA